The following nucleotide sequence is from Tardiphaga alba.
GTCTTTTCGGCGTCCTGAGGCATTGCAGCGGTCATTACCGCGTCAATATGACATGCCCCGGCCCGACTGCAAGCGAGGCACGGGCGACCTGATCAAGATTCGAGCGTTTGGCGGATGAATCGGCAGTGATGACCGCTGATTGGGCAGGGGCGTTGAGGCCATAACCTCCACAACCCATTGAAAACATTGACCTCGGCTTGGACCGTGCCGTTGGCACGCATCGTGCAAAGCTACAGACCGTTCTGTATCTTTCTCGAAGGGAGACGTCCATGACCGCTGTTGCCGCCAAGACCGCTCTGACCGGCTGCCTCGCACCGATCGACAAGGGTGGGCTCGAACAGCTGATCGCCAATGGCAAGGCCAATCCGAACGTCATCAAGACGCTCAAATGCAAGACCGTTGCCGAAGGCAAGTTTCGCCACGCCAACTATATCCGCAGCCTGCCGCCTTACATCGTCGACGAGCCGCCGGCGCTGCTCGGCGACGACACCGCGCCAAACCCGTCTGAAGCCTCGCTCGCCGCGCTTGGCTCCTGCCTCGCCGTCGGCCTCCACGCCAATGCCGTGCATCGTGGCTGGACCGTCAACAAGCTCGAGCTAGAGCTCGAAGGCGATCTCAACATCACCGCGGTCTGGGGCACCGGCGATATCAGCGAGAAGCCGGTCGGCTTCACCGACGTGCGCGTGAAGGTCGAAATGGAATGCGAAGGCATTCCGCAATCCGACGTCGATGCGCTGATTGACCACGTGAAGAAGTGGTCGCCGGTGGCCAACACGTTCACACGTCCCGTCAATCTCGAAGTCACTGCCTGAACATGAGTTACGCGGCCGCAGCGATGCGGCCGCCTCGTCTCTTTTCTCGCAGGACGGTGGAGA
It contains:
- a CDS encoding OsmC family protein encodes the protein MTAVAAKTALTGCLAPIDKGGLEQLIANGKANPNVIKTLKCKTVAEGKFRHANYIRSLPPYIVDEPPALLGDDTAPNPSEASLAALGSCLAVGLHANAVHRGWTVNKLELELEGDLNITAVWGTGDISEKPVGFTDVRVKVEMECEGIPQSDVDALIDHVKKWSPVANTFTRPVNLEVTA